A portion of the Megalobrama amblycephala isolate DHTTF-2021 linkage group LG23, ASM1881202v1, whole genome shotgun sequence genome contains these proteins:
- the slc25a48 gene encoding solute carrier family 25 member 48 — protein MTVFHLDDFVAGWIGGASSVIVGHPLDTVKTRLQAGKGYKNTLHCVVTIYKKENVTGFFKGLSFPLASITLYNSLVFGFFSNTQRLISRYRYDDGRHPCSMLDLTVASMLTGLVSVGVGAPVDLVKIRLQLQTQPVLAENFNLAGNGSVPLRSMGIQSQFMYRGPLHCISTVLQNEGIQGLYRGAGAMILRDVPGYTLYFIPYTLFCNWLNPDGSGTPHPCCIWLAGGLAGSISWVTATPADVVKSRLQADAMQQRKYKGIVHCIMQSYKTEGIHVFFRGATVNAIRGFPMSATMFLGYELSLQFFRSF, from the exons GAGCATCCAGTGTGATTGTAGGACATCCACTTGACACAGTCAAG ACTCGTTTACAAGCTGGCAAAGGATACAAGAATACTCTGCACTGTGTTGTAACAATCTACAAAAAGGAAAAT GTTACAGGCTTTTTCAAAGGACTGTCCTTTCCACTGGCTAGCATCACACTCTATAACTCTCTGGTGTTCGGCTTCTTCAGCAACACACAACGCCTTATTAGCAGATATCGTTATGATGACGGTAGACACCCTTGCAGCATGCTTGACTTGACTGTAGCGAGCATGTTGACCGGTCTGGTTTCAGTGGGGGTGGGCGCCCCTGTTGACCTTGTCAAAATTAGACTGCAGTTGCAAACCCAACCTGTTCTTGCAG agaACTTTAACCTTGCTGGGAATGGGAGTGTCCCTCTTCGGTCAATGGGGATTCAGTCCCAGTTTATGTACAGAGGGCCACTGCACTGCATTAGTACTGTCCTGCAGAATGAGGGCATTCAAGGACTCTACCGAGGAGCAGGAGCCATGATATTGCGGGATGTACCTGGTTACACATTGTACTTCATACCCTACACATTATTCTGCAACTGGCTGAATCCTGATGGCAGTGGCACACCTCATCCCTGCTGCATATGGCTAGCAGGAGGTTTAGCAG GATCCATCTCGTGGGTCACCGCCACACCTGCTGACGTGGTGAAAAGCAGGTTGCAAGCAGATGCAATGCAGCAGAGGAAATACAAGGGCATTGTGCATTGCATCATGCAAAGTTACAAGACAGAGGGAATACAT GTTTTCTTTCGTGGGGCGACTGTGAATGCTATCAGGGGATTTCCAATGTCTGCAACAATGTTTCTTGGTTACGAGCTTTCACTCCAGTTTTTCCGCAGTTTCTAA